The genomic stretch GAAGTACCAGCACCAGATGTGGACCTCCTATCATCAACTTCAGAGGCCCAGTCTGCTTCAGGGAAAGTCAAGCATTAGAGGCTGGTTACAGAACGTGGCCAAAATCAGGTGAACCTTTGAGGTATTTCAAGATCCTTTTAACATAAGCCCATTGAGACTGCAAATATTGTGCTGTAAATTGGCACACCTTGTTTATAGGATAGCCAATTTCTGGTCTGGAGACTGTGACATACTTCAGAGGCAGCAAGTATATGGCAGGATCTTCAACATGATCAGACCTACATTTAGAAAGTTTAAGTTTCCCTGGAAGAGGTCTCGAAATATCTTTTGCAGTTATAGGGACATTTCAGCATTCGGCAGTAAGTCTCTTGCATATTTGAGTTGAGACAGAATTATAGACCCAGAGGAGGTGTGCTTTACTTGGATTCCATGAAAGTAATCCAAGTCTCCCAACTGTTTAAGAGAAAACACTTGAAAATCAATGTCTGTACTAAATGAAGGGAGTTTCCTTTGTGATAATATCTCCGTccacataaattaaaaataaagattcaacATCCATCTCTGTTATGCACCACTAAGGAGGGATCACATTTACTTTGggaaaaagttgataaaaatttatgttataacatgtatgctcCAGCTTGAGGAGGAGTGTTAGGCAGTGCTACTATTCCTTAGCTGTACAGCATCCCTGATTCATGCTAACTAGGATCATGATTAAATAATATGAACAACTAAATTTGTCTTTAGAGGTATCTTGCTCCGTCCCGAATAATGATATGAAcaactaaaattatattttttatttttttgcatatATGCAGGTGGGTGTTTCAGTTGTTGATCGCTTTACCTTCTACACTCTTGCCTTCTTTGAGAGGCTGAATATATATGACAATGCTTCATTGAGCAGGTACATGTAAAATATTTATAAGCTGCTTCATGTTTAGTATTTTATCCTTATTATCAAATGTCTATAAAGTAAGTTCCTCTTTTTGCATGTTCTTTTGATTGAATTTTACTTTCCAAATAGTTCTTGGAGTATGTTTCTTTGGCTTGTAACAGGCCTATCATTTGTTCATATTTTCTATCCTTAATATATGCATTAAACCATTACTCGCACATATTTATTAAGAAAGTTTAGTTTTGAAGTTATATTTGCAGTATATCAAGAAATGGAGCATCATCCTCTTTTGAAGGCTTGATTGTTTAATCATGCGTTTTTGTCCTTTCTTCGCAGTCTTTTCAACTCATATAACCCAAATTTGTTGATGTCAACTGCATATTACCGAATGGACCTGTATCAACGGCAGTTAGAGAAGGTAATAAAGTTATGCACATACTAAAAatcttttgctcttttttttttttaaaatttttattttttcttttttgaaaatttaagctTTAATTCTCTCCCTTTTTATtcaaaacactattttctttAGCTATGGTTCGACCCTCCAATCTGTTTCCCTAACCCCTTTCAAAAGATTGTCTAAGGAATTCGAATTCAGAATTTGTCATTGCTCCCCAATGGATTCAACTATTTTACATGGAATTTGGTTTTACTTTAAACAAGAAATTCACTGTCAACATCCCCCAATCCATCACTGCCTTGCATGTGCAAACCAAACCTCTGGCTCAGCGAGCATTCTCGCCCCGTTCATCATATGCTATGTTTTTGTGCCATGTAAAGATTAATATCTGATGCACatttattaaatgataattattgtTTGATGTAATATCTGCAGCTTGAACGCTTTGTTTGATTAAATTGATGAGTTCTTGTTCCATTACTTCTTTTTAGGTACACGTGACAAACTTTTTTGGCTCTGTGATGAAAATAATACGCACCGACTCAGCCTACAGGTCTCCGTCGAATAAAAAATTTAGCAAAGCGAAAATTAAAATGTCTTTGGACGAATCAACCTCAGACAATGgcagaagaattttgagaaattctGATGATGAGGACCAATTTAATAAATTAAGTACAAAGGTGAATTGAACATATTCCCCAACAGAATTAGTATACACAATTTCATCTAAAGCTGTAACTCATGGATACTGGATTTTTACTATGCAGGAACATTTCCTTGGTGTTGGACAACTGTGGAATACTATTCTCAACAAATTGAATACTTTTGAAAGCATTGATGCTTTTGTTTGCTATGGCCTTGTTTCAATGCTTCCTCTGTTGATAGTTTCTACGTGGCTATCATCATAGATGACTACAGCAATACTCTTTGACAGCCACATGTTATGGCTGCTTGCAATGCAAGACAGTGGCTTATAGAACTTCATTCTGTTAGCCCTTGCTTTTTCCATGGTGGTGGAGTCGTGTTCTGCAGTTATGGTAACATAGATTCTTGACGGGTCATTGAATGGCAGAGAGGCAATTCTTAAAAATGTTCTAATTCTTGAAGTCTTTCAAAGACCAATTAAATATCTTAAGAGACAATCATTCTTTAATTTGTCTTCACAAGTTTTAGTACAATAGGTTCAAATATCTATTGTTGTCCAAATGAGTTTAGAAAGTAGGTTTAGATAGCTTAAAGTGTGGTTGTACAAATAGAAAGACGTGTGATCTTCCATGTGCTTATCTAATTTCAAAGAAGGTGAAATTTAAAAGCCCAATACGAATGGGTGAGGTTTACACTCACTGAAAAAGGACccactttgatgatgatggtgtgatgAAAGATAGTAACATATTGACAACTCAACGATgcaatttttatcatattttgaaCATATTCACACACTTTTTCCAAATTCTCCTATTTCAAAAGCTCATAAAGTGTTTTCAAAGGTACTCGCATTAGCAAACCATCTCTTACACCACGTTTACAAAAAACTAAATATATCTAAGAGATTAtgatttttatgcacaaatacattgaACGAATTGTAAAGGTTGAGGGTGACGGTAATTGTGGTTATCAAGCTGTTTCTGCTTTGTTCTCTAAAAGAGATGAGAATGttacaagaagaagaagacttaTAGTCTCATCAGTCGGGTTATATACAATTATGTCTAGAAGACTTAGATTCTTTATGTTAACTAACTCTCGCATAAAGGACTTAGTGTTTCTTCAGTTGGATTACGCATTGCTATGGCTAAAGAACCCAGATTTCCTAGGGTAGCTTAGACTTCACGAGAGGAAGAACCAATTCCCAGGATATTCCCATAAGTCGTGATTTAAACACTTTGTCTTCTACCAAAAGACTTATGCTTGAGGTactatgtagtgttatatt from Vicia villosa cultivar HV-30 ecotype Madison, WI linkage group LG4, Vvil1.0, whole genome shotgun sequence encodes the following:
- the LOC131595594 gene encoding GPI-anchor transamidase-like isoform X3, with the protein product MACNARNKYPAQVFNNENHKLNLYGDNVEVDYRGYEVNVENFMRVLTGRHEVAVPRSKRLLSDEGSHILLYMTGHGGDEFLKFQDSEELQSHDLADVVKQMKEKHRFKELLVMVDTCQASTLFSQFHSPDVLAIGSSMKGQNSYSHHLDSDVGVSVVDRFTFYTLAFFERLNIYDNASLSSLFNSYNPNLLMSTAYYRMDLYQRQLEKVHVTNFFGSVMKIIRTDSAYRSPSNKKFSKAKIKMSLDESTSDNGRRILRNSDDEDQFNKLSTKEHFLGVGQLWNTILNKLNTFESIDAFVCYGLVSMLPLLIVSTWLSS
- the LOC131595594 gene encoding GPI-anchor transamidase-like isoform X2, which translates into the protein MLADDMACNARNKYPAQVFNNENHKLNLYGDNVEVDYRGYEVNVENFMRVLTGRHEVAVPRSKRLLSDEGSHILLYMTGHGGDEFLKFQDSEELQSHDLADVVKQMKEKHRFKELLVMVDTCQASTLFSQFHSPDVLAIGSSMKGQNSYSHHLDSDVGVSVVDRFTFYTLAFFERLNIYDNASLSSLFNSYNPNLLMSTAYYRMDLYQRQLEKVHVTNFFGSVMKIIRTDSAYRSPSNKKFSKAKIKMSLDESTSDNGRRILRNSDDEDQFNKLSTKEHFLGVGQLWNTILNKLNTFESIDAFVCYGLVSMLPLLIVSTWLSS